One window of Alteromonas sp. LMIT006 genomic DNA carries:
- a CDS encoding ABC transporter permease: MLLRLAIRSLKFRKQSVLLTFIAMFLSLSVLFAVEHIRAQVKESFTRSVSGVDLIIGPRTGDLTLLLSSVFHRGVPSTAMTLDDLSAISKHREVSWSVPVSLGDTHAGFTVVGTSTNFFDYFQTGEQVPLSFASGRAFAASNEIVIGAQVAKSLHYQVGQSIVLAHGLGEVSFHHHDDHPLFIVGILAPTGTPVDHALYTSLQALAQAHDSPPKSLKRLARYNHSDTHAHRHDHESVLVDVSLPDPSKPLLTMPENTDITSAFLGINNPFAILSLQRIINRDTVRPLSAIIPGVTLNQLWQILRFVETTLQVITWLIVFATLLGLVTMLLASMRERQAEFAVFRALGARPGQIFWLIQLEALTLAILAILASIMLLSAIINLGGSSLSLALGVSVSRTLLNNTLLMNIGWVLFSVILSTSIPAWKAYKNNLQSGLQR; this comes from the coding sequence ATGTTATTGCGTCTGGCGATCCGCAGCCTTAAATTTCGTAAACAATCTGTGTTATTAACATTCATCGCGATGTTTTTGAGCCTCAGCGTATTATTTGCAGTAGAGCATATTCGCGCACAAGTAAAAGAGAGTTTTACCCGAAGTGTCTCTGGAGTAGACTTAATTATCGGGCCACGCACTGGAGATCTCACTTTGTTATTGTCAAGTGTCTTCCATCGCGGAGTCCCCTCCACAGCTATGACTCTGGACGACCTCAGTGCTATCAGTAAACATCGAGAAGTTTCTTGGTCGGTGCCTGTCAGTTTGGGCGATACCCATGCTGGGTTCACGGTTGTAGGTACGAGTACGAATTTTTTTGATTATTTTCAGACCGGTGAGCAGGTGCCGTTGTCATTCGCAAGCGGGCGAGCCTTTGCCGCCAGCAATGAGATTGTTATCGGGGCACAGGTGGCTAAATCCTTACATTACCAGGTTGGTCAATCTATCGTACTCGCGCATGGGTTAGGGGAAGTGAGTTTTCACCATCATGATGACCACCCTCTATTCATCGTCGGAATCTTAGCTCCCACAGGTACGCCAGTGGATCATGCTTTGTATACCTCTTTGCAAGCGCTTGCACAAGCCCATGATAGCCCTCCGAAAAGCCTAAAGCGGCTAGCACGGTATAATCATTCTGACACCCATGCTCATCGCCATGACCATGAGTCAGTGTTGGTAGATGTCTCTCTCCCTGACCCAAGCAAACCTTTACTTACTATGCCAGAGAACACTGACATCACATCTGCTTTTTTAGGCATAAATAATCCTTTTGCCATACTGAGTTTGCAACGAATAATTAATCGCGATACCGTTCGACCATTGAGTGCCATTATTCCTGGTGTGACATTAAACCAGCTATGGCAAATTTTGCGTTTTGTAGAAACCACGTTGCAAGTCATTACTTGGCTAATCGTATTTGCAACTTTACTCGGTTTAGTCACTATGTTGCTGGCCAGTATGCGCGAGAGACAAGCTGAGTTCGCCGTTTTTAGAGCGCTTGGGGCAAGGCCTGGACAAATATTTTGGCTGATCCAACTCGAAGCCCTTACATTAGCTATTTTGGCGATTTTGGCCAGTATTATGTTATTAAGCGCTATAATTAACTTAGGTGGCAGTTCACTTTCATTAGCTTTAGGCGTGTCAGTGTCAAGAACGCTGTTGAATAACACGCTGTTGATGAATATTGGTTGGGTACTTTTCAGTGTGATATTAAGCACCAGCATCCCTGCATGGAAAGCCTATAAAAATAATTTACAAAGCGGTTTACAACGATAA
- a CDS encoding tandem-95 repeat protein: MTTKKIAIVLISILCSSSVFAADYWQRYSAKETDQFGVEATFYGLETNAIRSVLQSDMHITVPAADGTMHTYALTPSRVLPEALARKYPQLQSYVGVNVEHPQLTGRFDWSHRGMHAMFDTPSQDRTEQTLRTFIDPVNASKHRVYQVSDETLHNFRHQHNKLAPKIIRELSVNQPTATKQRRLVQARTSSSIITYRLAITATGDYSAFIGAENKADVMAELTAMTNRLNEVFLVEVGARFELVSNNDDVVFLDAETDPFNNDSDDGTLNRDVQDNAIGVLNYDIGHVVNSDGGGLAVLNSLCSRAFKADGLSGIAATGSNDAFWVDIVAHELGHQFGATHTFNSDAGSCDGNGSAQTAVEPGSGSTIMSYAGLCSDTNVSTFVHDNFHAISLAQMLEHRQIVDENQFGFYLNSCGTVSVSGNNHPEVDAGNDYTIPANTYFELTATASDVNPDDVLTYSWEQIDAAGFGGASSSEEDVLTDQGTGPLIRARTPSVSPSRHIPDRTVQRSGNVVIGEVLPTTSRTMDFSITVRDNQGGVARDEMTVTVDNTAGPLEITTELSGQFFETNPISINWNVNDTDAARFNCATLDAFISINGGVTYDQQVASNLPNNGSASINLPITNGRQNFQTLMLKCSDNIFFASHRGTFSSDIEGIPLTITGQSMLTVTEDASITLSLSDFSTNETASTLTVLSGTHYTFDGLTVTPSADFNGNLSVNVQASAGANTSASFAAQVTVTPVNDPPTATSSTASFVANTTDNVINLSVNDVDGDTLTITEATTDGNGTVVIAGETLQYTPEADFTGSETISYTVSDGSESASATVTVDVTPEPVVLTVSGFTETTTQEDIPVQISIEDFTTNIQATGMVILSGANYTVSDSTITPSANFNGTLAVNVQLSAGDVLADVFVANITVDPVNDAPVVNDETRSTTSGTAISINVLTNDTDVDNDTLSVTSIDYSGTGSATLDNNIISYTSAASFTGTETITYVVTDGTEDVTGTITITVTAPPVSPPSSGGGGGGSMHWLLLLGLFGLTLQRRFSIIKDIK; this comes from the coding sequence ATGACGACAAAAAAAATTGCCATCGTACTGATCTCTATACTGTGCAGTTCCAGCGTATTCGCTGCAGATTATTGGCAACGTTACAGCGCCAAAGAAACTGACCAGTTTGGTGTTGAGGCCACTTTTTATGGGCTCGAAACAAACGCAATACGTTCTGTTTTACAAAGCGACATGCACATTACCGTACCTGCTGCAGATGGCACTATGCATACTTATGCGCTTACTCCTAGTCGAGTGTTACCTGAGGCATTGGCGCGTAAATACCCACAATTACAATCTTATGTCGGTGTGAATGTCGAGCATCCACAATTGACAGGACGTTTTGACTGGTCACATCGCGGTATGCACGCCATGTTTGATACTCCTTCGCAGGACCGCACTGAGCAGACGTTGCGTACATTTATCGACCCTGTCAATGCGAGCAAACACCGTGTTTATCAAGTCAGTGACGAAACCCTACACAATTTTAGGCATCAACATAATAAACTTGCCCCAAAAATCATCCGTGAGTTATCAGTCAATCAACCAACGGCGACCAAACAACGACGCCTAGTCCAGGCTCGTACATCGAGTAGTATTATCACTTACCGTCTTGCAATCACTGCCACGGGGGATTATTCGGCATTTATCGGTGCAGAAAACAAAGCAGATGTTATGGCTGAGTTAACGGCAATGACTAATCGGCTCAATGAAGTGTTTTTAGTCGAGGTCGGTGCACGGTTTGAACTTGTCAGTAACAATGACGATGTGGTTTTTCTAGATGCCGAAACCGACCCTTTTAACAATGACTCAGACGATGGTACTCTGAATCGAGATGTTCAAGACAATGCGATTGGTGTGTTGAACTATGATATTGGTCATGTTGTGAATTCTGACGGTGGCGGTTTGGCTGTGCTCAACTCACTATGTAGTCGAGCCTTCAAAGCCGACGGTCTCTCAGGTATCGCAGCTACAGGCAGTAATGATGCGTTTTGGGTGGATATTGTCGCACATGAGCTCGGTCATCAATTTGGCGCAACCCATACTTTTAATAGTGATGCGGGGAGTTGTGATGGGAATGGTTCTGCACAAACTGCTGTGGAGCCGGGTTCCGGCTCAACCATTATGTCGTATGCGGGTTTGTGTAGCGATACCAATGTCAGCACCTTCGTGCATGATAATTTTCACGCTATTTCGTTGGCACAGATGCTAGAGCACCGTCAGATCGTCGATGAAAATCAATTTGGTTTTTATCTCAACAGCTGTGGCACTGTCAGTGTCAGCGGTAACAATCACCCTGAAGTTGACGCGGGTAATGATTATACAATCCCTGCTAATACCTACTTTGAACTCACCGCGACAGCAAGTGATGTCAATCCTGATGATGTCCTCACGTATAGCTGGGAACAAATTGATGCAGCCGGTTTTGGTGGCGCAAGCAGTTCTGAAGAAGATGTACTAACCGACCAAGGTACAGGGCCGCTCATCCGTGCGCGCACGCCAAGTGTTAGCCCGAGTCGCCATATCCCAGATCGCACAGTGCAACGCTCCGGTAACGTCGTGATCGGTGAAGTATTACCGACGACATCAAGAACAATGGACTTCTCCATTACGGTTCGAGATAACCAAGGTGGGGTAGCACGTGATGAAATGACCGTGACAGTGGACAATACCGCTGGGCCTCTTGAAATCACGACCGAACTGTCAGGACAGTTTTTTGAGACCAATCCCATCAGCATAAATTGGAACGTGAATGACACAGACGCTGCGCGTTTTAACTGTGCTACATTGGATGCATTTATCTCTATCAACGGTGGGGTTACCTACGACCAACAAGTTGCCAGTAACCTACCAAACAATGGTTCTGCGAGCATCAATTTACCCATCACCAATGGGCGTCAAAACTTCCAAACTTTAATGCTTAAGTGTTCGGATAATATCTTTTTTGCTTCGCATCGCGGTACGTTTTCGAGTGACATTGAAGGCATTCCATTAACCATTACCGGGCAAAGTATGTTAACCGTGACAGAAGATGCGTCAATTACGTTATCTCTGAGCGATTTTAGCACTAACGAAACGGCATCGACGCTGACGGTTTTATCCGGTACTCACTATACGTTTGATGGCCTCACAGTCACGCCAAGTGCAGATTTTAATGGCAATTTGTCTGTTAACGTACAAGCAAGCGCAGGTGCCAACACCAGTGCATCGTTTGCCGCGCAAGTCACGGTAACGCCAGTCAATGACCCCCCTACAGCAACCTCATCTACGGCCAGTTTTGTCGCCAACACGACAGACAATGTCATTAATTTGAGTGTTAATGATGTGGATGGCGATACGTTGACCATCACCGAAGCCACAACCGATGGTAATGGCACAGTGGTGATTGCTGGAGAGACGTTACAATATACGCCAGAGGCCGACTTTACCGGTTCCGAGACGATCAGCTATACGGTTTCTGATGGCAGCGAATCGGCTAGCGCAACGGTGACCGTTGATGTGACACCTGAGCCGGTTGTGTTAACCGTTTCAGGCTTTACTGAAACAACAACGCAAGAAGATATTCCAGTTCAAATTAGCATCGAAGACTTTACCACGAATATCCAAGCCACGGGCATGGTGATTTTAAGTGGCGCGAACTACACCGTATCAGATAGCACTATTACCCCTTCGGCGAACTTTAATGGCACCCTTGCTGTTAATGTACAGCTCAGTGCTGGAGATGTGTTAGCGGACGTGTTTGTTGCGAATATCACAGTTGACCCAGTCAATGATGCGCCTGTGGTCAATGATGAAACTCGCTCAACCACATCAGGAACGGCCATTAGTATTAATGTGCTCACCAATGATACGGATGTGGATAACGATACCTTGTCCGTCACCAGCATCGATTATTCGGGTACGGGTAGCGCTACATTAGACAATAACATCATCAGTTATACCTCAGCGGCAAGCTTTACTGGGACAGAAACCATTACTTATGTCGTCACAGATGGTACGGAAGACGTTACTGGGACAATTACTATCACGGTTACTGCGCCTCCCGTCTCACCACCATCATCGGGGGGTGGCGGTGGTGGTAGCATGCACTGGCTTCTGCTACTAGGGTTATTTGGCTTAACTCTACAACGCCGCTTCTCAATCATTAAGGATATTAAATGA
- a CDS encoding glutathione S-transferase family protein: MILYGSTTSPYVRRLRLLLQDVDYEFQKVQVFQVEYREDFAKINPVMKVPALVDGDMTLFDSNVIAEYLHDKLDKPFLSITQKNVLATINGVLDSLVQVMILSREGISAEQAPTYVGLQEERAQLCFAYLEHLLEAGEFSEWEFLSISLYTTLDWIAFRQMSDWSAYPKLKAFYTRHQKRDDVKHTDPRL, from the coding sequence ATGATTTTATATGGTTCTACGACGTCGCCTTATGTGCGACGTCTGCGTCTACTGTTACAAGACGTAGATTACGAGTTTCAAAAGGTTCAGGTTTTTCAAGTGGAATACCGCGAGGATTTTGCCAAGATCAACCCAGTCATGAAAGTACCGGCGCTGGTCGATGGAGACATGACACTATTTGATTCGAATGTTATCGCTGAGTACCTTCATGACAAACTAGATAAACCGTTTTTGTCAATTACTCAAAAAAATGTTTTAGCCACTATCAATGGTGTGCTGGATTCATTAGTCCAAGTGATGATTTTGAGTCGTGAGGGGATATCTGCAGAACAAGCTCCAACGTATGTCGGCTTACAAGAGGAACGTGCTCAGTTGTGTTTTGCTTATTTGGAACACTTACTGGAAGCAGGCGAGTTTAGTGAATGGGAATTTTTATCTATCAGTCTTTACACAACATTAGATTGGATCGCATTTAGACAAATGAGTGATTGGTCGGCCTACCCCAAGTTAAAAGCGTTTTACACACGACATCAAAAGCGTGATGACGTAAAACACACTGATCCTAGGCTGTAA
- a CDS encoding TonB-dependent receptor: protein MKKISALSLAIASCFATAQSNTGVITDAQTAQPIANAKITIKGSNTLLRTNTQGEFVLPAEVSQQVELHVAAQNYAHQTVFVQDLSNPIQVGLLQSSIEVIDISGMPLHASLVESALPISVMAEDELRNAQTATLGDTLADEIGVHSTAYAGVASSPIIRGLAGPRVLITQNGLDAGDASRIGADHVIATDTSTAQQIEIFRGPATLFYGSGAIGGVVNVVDERIATDADDEFQFNLSQASVNEETAGSFNVKQALGNIVLTANAFYRDADEYDIPDGGHHEEHDDHDMDAANHDDDHEAHGHEEYAEHTERKVENSQYTSDGFAVGASYLLEKGFVGVSFGRLNKEYGIPGHAHGHEDEHEEHDEADHDDHEEESVFADMEQDRVQVLSRLTFNDGWLNAINAKYSYIDYAHVEIENGEVGTGFYNETHEAKVDLELRPKGHSRNAVSLQYKTQDFAADGEEAFTPHTDTSMLGLAWLGEYHEGNLLYQFGARVESVDIDAELEDGTLSESFTPVSFSAGLVHDYAPGYNYSIALSNAQRAPSAAEIFANGPHIATRTYEVGALFEVEFHDGHLDIENHDIEMDIETSQNIDLTWRKFSGDLGFVFNVFYNRVDNYLALNDTGFTSVMIEHHEGEHEDLDELDEMHDSEYDEHGHGGELPIYQYSQVDATLSGFEAQVNYQITPELHSLVQLDYVRARSDNGNLPRTPPKRALIKGTYQTDDYMAQLSLQHVFEQDNVAAEESQTDAYTLVNANFNYYMDVQNVDLVLYAQVKNLFDEYAQVHTSFLKDEAPLAGRNIKVGIRGQF from the coding sequence ATGAAAAAAATTTCTGCTTTATCGCTGGCCATCGCATCTTGCTTTGCTACAGCTCAATCTAATACCGGTGTAATTACTGACGCGCAAACAGCTCAACCCATTGCTAACGCCAAAATTACCATCAAAGGCAGCAATACTCTATTGCGGACCAATACCCAAGGTGAGTTTGTTTTACCTGCCGAAGTATCGCAACAAGTGGAGCTGCATGTTGCTGCTCAAAATTATGCTCATCAGACGGTTTTTGTGCAAGATTTGAGCAACCCAATCCAAGTTGGGCTATTACAAAGCTCGATTGAAGTCATTGATATCAGTGGTATGCCGCTGCATGCTTCCCTTGTTGAGTCGGCACTGCCTATCAGCGTCATGGCTGAAGATGAGTTGCGAAACGCACAAACTGCGACTTTAGGGGATACGTTAGCTGATGAAATTGGGGTGCACTCCACTGCTTATGCCGGTGTCGCTAGTAGTCCAATTATTCGAGGTTTGGCTGGACCGCGAGTCCTCATTACGCAAAATGGTCTAGATGCTGGGGATGCATCGCGCATTGGCGCAGACCATGTGATAGCTACGGACACTTCGACTGCACAGCAAATAGAGATATTTAGAGGTCCTGCTACGCTATTTTACGGCAGTGGGGCAATTGGCGGAGTGGTCAATGTAGTTGATGAACGTATTGCTACCGATGCAGACGATGAATTTCAGTTTAACCTAAGTCAAGCGAGCGTTAATGAAGAAACCGCAGGAAGCTTCAATGTAAAACAAGCCTTGGGTAACATCGTTCTCACAGCAAATGCCTTTTATCGCGATGCCGATGAGTACGACATTCCTGACGGTGGGCATCACGAAGAACATGATGATCATGACATGGATGCAGCCAACCACGATGATGACCACGAAGCACATGGACATGAAGAGTATGCAGAACATACAGAAAGAAAAGTTGAAAATTCGCAATATACGAGTGATGGCTTTGCCGTTGGTGCAAGCTACCTGCTCGAAAAAGGTTTTGTTGGGGTATCATTTGGTCGTTTGAATAAAGAATATGGTATTCCAGGCCACGCTCATGGTCATGAAGATGAACACGAGGAGCATGATGAGGCTGATCATGACGACCATGAAGAAGAAAGTGTGTTTGCTGATATGGAACAAGACCGCGTTCAAGTGTTATCGCGTTTAACCTTTAATGATGGCTGGCTGAATGCGATTAACGCAAAGTATTCTTATATTGATTATGCACACGTTGAAATTGAAAACGGTGAAGTTGGAACTGGTTTTTACAATGAAACCCATGAAGCGAAAGTAGACTTAGAATTACGTCCCAAGGGACATTCACGCAATGCGGTCAGCTTACAATACAAGACGCAAGATTTTGCCGCTGATGGTGAAGAAGCATTTACCCCTCATACCGATACTTCAATGCTGGGTTTAGCTTGGCTAGGCGAATATCACGAAGGTAATTTGTTATATCAGTTTGGTGCACGAGTGGAATCGGTGGATATCGATGCCGAACTTGAGGATGGCACTTTGTCTGAGTCATTCACACCGGTTAGTTTCTCGGCAGGGTTGGTCCATGATTACGCACCGGGTTACAACTACAGCATTGCATTATCTAATGCGCAGCGTGCGCCATCTGCAGCAGAGATTTTTGCAAACGGTCCGCATATCGCGACACGGACATATGAAGTCGGTGCATTATTTGAAGTGGAATTTCACGATGGCCACTTGGATATTGAAAATCATGATATAGAAATGGATATCGAAACATCGCAAAACATTGATTTAACGTGGCGGAAATTCAGCGGTGATCTGGGCTTTGTCTTTAACGTTTTTTATAACCGTGTGGATAACTACCTGGCACTCAATGACACTGGTTTTACCTCGGTGATGATCGAACATCACGAAGGTGAGCATGAAGATCTCGACGAGCTCGATGAAATGCATGACAGTGAATATGACGAGCATGGGCATGGGGGTGAATTGCCTATTTATCAATACTCCCAAGTAGATGCTACGTTGTCTGGATTTGAAGCGCAGGTAAACTACCAAATCACGCCAGAACTACATTCATTAGTACAGTTAGATTATGTACGTGCGCGTTCTGATAACGGTAATTTGCCGCGTACACCACCTAAGCGAGCGTTAATCAAAGGGACGTATCAAACTGATGATTATATGGCTCAATTGTCATTGCAACATGTCTTTGAACAAGATAACGTTGCTGCAGAAGAGTCGCAGACAGATGCCTATACACTGGTTAATGCGAATTTTAATTACTATATGGATGTGCAAAATGTCGACTTAGTGTTATACGCCCAAGTCAAAAACCTCTTTGATGAATATGCACAAGTGCATACTTCTTTCCTAAAAGACGAAGCGCCGCTTGCGGGTCGCAATATTAAAGTGGGTATTCGCGGTCAATTTTAA
- a CDS encoding sugar O-acetyltransferase, whose protein sequence is MSEALTEKQKMLAGLPYIGWDPEILKERKHAKDLCHRFNQCHPNHYKKRNGILAELVNLKGRAHIEPNFWVDYGYNITLGNNFYANHNLTILDVCEVNIGENVFCGPNVTITGATHPLDPIERRDTESGEPIHIGNDVWIGAGAIILPGITVGNGVTIGAGSIVTKNIPDNVVVVGNPARIVKKV, encoded by the coding sequence ATGAGTGAAGCGCTCACTGAAAAACAAAAGATGCTTGCGGGCTTACCTTACATTGGTTGGGATCCTGAAATCTTAAAGGAGCGTAAACACGCTAAAGACTTATGTCATCGCTTTAATCAGTGTCATCCTAATCACTATAAAAAACGCAATGGGATCCTCGCAGAACTGGTCAATCTCAAAGGCCGCGCACATATTGAACCGAATTTCTGGGTCGATTACGGCTACAACATTACCTTAGGCAACAATTTTTATGCTAATCACAATTTGACCATTTTAGATGTGTGTGAGGTCAATATCGGTGAAAATGTGTTTTGTGGGCCCAACGTGACCATTACCGGTGCAACGCATCCTCTTGATCCTATTGAACGGCGCGACACCGAATCGGGAGAACCCATCCACATCGGTAATGATGTCTGGATTGGTGCGGGTGCTATCATTCTACCAGGGATTACTGTGGGGAATGGTGTTACTATTGGTGCTGGAAGTATTGTGACCAAAAATATACCCGATAACGTGGTAGTTGTCGGAAACCCCGCTCGAATAGTCAAAAAAGTTTAA
- a CDS encoding sodium:solute symporter family protein, giving the protein MDELKIYTYIAVFGTFGLYFAIAIWARAGSTADFYAAGGGVTPLQNGMAIGADWMSAASFISMAGLIAFLGYGGSVFLMGWTGGYVLLAMCLAPYMRKHGKFTVPEFIGDRFYSRTARIVTIICLIVASVTYIIGQMKGVGVAFSRFLEVEYDTGLYIGMAVVFVYAVLGGMKGITYTQIAQYIVLITAYTIPAIFISFQLTGNPIPQLGLGSTLADGSGVYLLDKLDLVVTDLGFKEYTTATLGSSLNMFAYTLSLMIGTAGLPHVIMRFFTVPSVQAARSSAGYALVFIALLYTVAPAVGAMARFNLMNTIEPAPGQNLEYEQRPQWFKDWERTGLLAFEDKNGDGKIQYTADKATNEMVKVDRDIMVLANPSIANLPNWVIALVAAGGLAAALSTAAGLLLAISSSISHDLMKGILTPDMSEKSELMWGRIVMTVSILFAGYLGLNPPGFAAGTVALAFGLAASSIFPALMMGIFSRTMNDKGAIAGMCAGLGVTMLYVFQHKGIMFIPGTSFLGGLDANWFLGISPNAFGAVGAIVNFAVAFLVLKSTAPAPKEIADMVDNFRSPHGEIAAAHDH; this is encoded by the coding sequence ATGGATGAGTTAAAGATTTATACATACATTGCCGTATTCGGCACGTTTGGCTTGTATTTCGCAATCGCTATTTGGGCGCGTGCGGGATCAACCGCTGACTTCTATGCTGCTGGTGGTGGTGTTACTCCATTACAAAACGGTATGGCAATCGGCGCGGACTGGATGTCAGCTGCATCGTTTATTTCGATGGCTGGTCTAATTGCCTTCTTAGGTTACGGTGGTTCTGTATTCCTAATGGGTTGGACAGGTGGTTATGTACTACTAGCTATGTGTCTAGCTCCTTATATGCGTAAGCACGGTAAGTTTACGGTTCCTGAGTTCATTGGTGACCGTTTCTACTCACGTACTGCACGTATCGTAACTATCATATGTTTGATTGTTGCATCAGTTACTTACATCATCGGTCAGATGAAAGGTGTTGGTGTTGCGTTCTCTCGCTTCCTAGAAGTTGAATACGATACAGGTCTATACATTGGTATGGCGGTTGTATTCGTATACGCTGTATTAGGTGGTATGAAAGGGATTACTTACACTCAGATCGCTCAGTACATTGTATTGATTACTGCATACACAATTCCAGCTATCTTCATCTCGTTCCAGTTAACTGGTAACCCAATTCCACAATTAGGTCTTGGTTCTACGTTAGCGGACGGAAGTGGTGTTTATCTACTTGATAAGCTTGATTTGGTTGTCACTGACCTTGGCTTTAAAGAATATACAACTGCGACGCTTGGTAGCTCATTGAACATGTTTGCATACACGCTTTCATTAATGATTGGTACTGCAGGTCTACCTCACGTTATCATGCGCTTCTTTACGGTTCCTTCAGTACAAGCTGCACGTTCTTCTGCAGGTTATGCGTTAGTATTCATCGCGTTACTATACACAGTAGCTCCTGCTGTTGGCGCAATGGCTCGCTTTAACCTAATGAACACGATTGAACCTGCTCCAGGTCAAAACCTTGAGTATGAGCAACGTCCTCAGTGGTTCAAAGATTGGGAACGGACAGGTCTATTGGCATTCGAAGATAAGAATGGCGATGGCAAAATCCAATACACAGCAGATAAAGCAACTAACGAAATGGTTAAAGTTGACCGTGACATCATGGTACTAGCTAACCCTTCAATTGCGAACTTACCTAACTGGGTTATCGCACTGGTTGCTGCCGGTGGTCTAGCTGCGGCACTATCAACTGCTGCGGGTCTACTACTTGCTATCTCATCATCAATTTCACACGATTTGATGAAGGGTATCTTAACGCCAGATATGAGCGAGAAGTCTGAGCTAATGTGGGGACGTATCGTTATGACAGTATCGATTCTGTTCGCCGGTTACTTAGGTCTGAACCCTCCAGGATTCGCGGCAGGTACGGTTGCACTAGCCTTCGGTCTAGCTGCATCCTCTATCTTCCCTGCGCTAATGATGGGTATCTTCTCACGCACTATGAATGACAAAGGCGCCATCGCAGGTATGTGTGCAGGTCTAGGTGTAACAATGCTTTACGTATTCCAACACAAAGGCATCATGTTTATTCCTGGTACTTCATTCTTAGGCGGCTTAGATGCGAACTGGTTCCTAGGTATTTCACCTAACGCATTCGGTGCGGTTGGTGCAATCGTGAACTTCGCTGTTGCTTTCCTAGTATTGAAATCTACTGCGCCAGCACCTAAAGAAATCGCTGATATGGTTGATAACTTCCGTTCACCACACGGTGAGATTGCGGCAGCACACGACCACTAA
- a CDS encoding DUF4212 domain-containing protein: MWSLWPQMTIWENSVENQSTYWQENLRVIKICLVIWFVVSFGFGLILVEPLNAIRLGGYKLGFWFAQQGSIYTFLALIFWYGKKMNDLDKKYDVENS, translated from the coding sequence ATGTGGTCACTATGGCCGCAGATGACGATTTGGGAGAACTCTGTGGAGAATCAAAGCACTTACTGGCAAGAGAACCTTCGCGTAATCAAGATCTGCTTGGTCATTTGGTTTGTAGTTTCTTTCGGCTTTGGCTTAATTTTAGTTGAACCGTTGAATGCAATCCGTTTGGGTGGTTATAAGTTAGGTTTCTGGTTTGCACAACAAGGTTCAATTTATACCTTCTTAGCCCTTATCTTCTGGTATGGCAAGAAAATGAATGATCTAGATAAAAAATATGACGTGGAGAATTCGTAA